A window of the Mesotoga prima MesG1.Ag.4.2 genome harbors these coding sequences:
- a CDS encoding glycine C-acetyltransferase, translating to MFDFDVLKKEMEELEEKGLLVKIRTLESPQGAWLNIEGKKVLNMCSNNYLGLCFDEELKEAAIDGIRKWGVGPGAVRSIAGTLELHNELETELARFKKVESTLVVQSGFNANQSVIPPIVSEEDAILSDELNHASIIDGVRLTKAMRYVWKHKDVDDLEAQLQKAETDGARRKLVITDGVFSMDGDLAPLPQIVEKTNKYGAILMVDDAHGEGVLGSHGRGIVDHYGLHGSVDIEVGTLSKAFGIVGGFVAGKRVLIDYLKQKARPFLFSSSLSPAETAAAIAAVRKLSSSDELVKTLWSNSDYFKEQLKALGFDTGHSETPITPVMLYDAKLSAAFSKRLFEEGIFASSIGFPTVPKGKARIRVMISASHSRKDLDFAVSKFELIGKELGVIK from the coding sequence ATGTTTGATTTTGATGTTCTTAAAAAGGAAATGGAGGAACTTGAAGAAAAGGGTTTGCTCGTAAAAATAAGAACGCTTGAATCGCCTCAGGGGGCATGGTTGAACATTGAAGGCAAGAAGGTGCTAAACATGTGCTCTAATAACTATCTAGGTCTTTGCTTTGATGAAGAGCTTAAAGAAGCTGCTATAGACGGAATAAGAAAGTGGGGAGTTGGACCGGGTGCAGTTAGGTCTATTGCCGGGACACTTGAATTACACAATGAGCTTGAGACTGAACTTGCCAGATTCAAAAAAGTTGAATCAACTCTAGTCGTTCAGTCGGGCTTCAATGCAAACCAGTCCGTCATTCCTCCGATCGTTTCTGAAGAGGATGCGATTCTCTCCGATGAACTCAACCATGCAAGCATTATTGACGGAGTCAGGCTGACAAAAGCGATGAGATATGTCTGGAAGCACAAGGATGTGGATGATCTTGAGGCTCAGCTTCAGAAGGCTGAAACCGATGGAGCAAGGAGAAAACTGGTGATAACCGATGGTGTTTTCTCTATGGACGGTGATCTTGCGCCGCTTCCACAGATTGTTGAAAAGACTAACAAGTACGGAGCAATTCTAATGGTTGACGATGCCCACGGCGAAGGAGTTCTTGGAAGTCATGGAAGAGGAATTGTCGATCATTATGGTTTGCACGGAAGTGTAGACATTGAAGTTGGAACACTTTCCAAAGCCTTCGGAATAGTTGGAGGATTTGTCGCTGGGAAGAGAGTTCTCATTGACTATCTCAAGCAAAAGGCCCGTCCATTTCTCTTCAGTTCATCACTTTCACCGGCCGAAACGGCAGCGGCGATAGCCGCGGTAAGGAAGCTCTCCTCTTCCGATGAACTGGTTAAGACCCTCTGGAGCAACTCCGATTACTTTAAAGAGCAACTGAAGGCACTTGGCTTTGATACTGGCCACTCGGAGACCCCGATTACTCCTGTGATGCTCTATGATGCAAAGCTTTCTGCGGCTTTTTCAAAGAGACTCTTTGAAGAGGGGATTTTCGCAAGCTCAATTGGATTTCCGACCGTTCCCAAGGGAAAGGCCAGAATAAGAGTTATGATAAGCGCTTCTCACTCGAGGAAGGATCTGGACTTTGCGGTCTCCAAGTTCGAACTGATCGGTAAGGAACTTGGCGTTATAAAGTAA
- the obgE gene encoding GTPase ObgE, whose protein sequence is MLANDQESLVDTGRIYVKAGDGGNGSVSFRREKYIPYGGPDGGDGGRGGHVFLRASNSINTLYGFKHKKRFLAQSGESGQGSNMAGKKGKDLVIRVPVGTIAYNADSGEIIADLCNPGQTIVIARGGKGGRGNARFVSSTNQAPKAAENGEPGEELFVNLELKILADVALVGFPNVGKSTLISTISNARPKIANYHFTTLSPNLGVVMVSDSQGYIVADVPGLIKGAHEGIGLGHTFLRHIERCKTIVHLLDISESEERDFIQDYIDIRYELEFYKRELADKPEIVVANKCDLITQAERQKRLQLFKESTGKEIIPVSAATHEGTQALKEVIWRTIEGDSSYLSSMKGDEDTPLPQVEPVVLTAPYPEDFRVEKDSSGRYVVLGPAVDFYVRKIRAFKYRDRFIMDKLEKGGLSSKLRDAGIMEGDTVVIDDREYVFRE, encoded by the coding sequence ATGCTAGCTAACGATCAGGAAAGCCTCGTTGATACGGGGCGGATTTATGTTAAAGCGGGAGATGGCGGTAACGGATCTGTCTCCTTTAGGAGAGAGAAATACATTCCCTATGGTGGTCCCGACGGTGGAGACGGAGGAAGAGGTGGCCATGTCTTCTTGAGAGCAAGCAATTCAATAAACACACTTTACGGCTTCAAGCACAAGAAGAGATTCCTCGCACAGAGTGGTGAGAGTGGTCAGGGTTCAAATATGGCCGGGAAGAAGGGGAAAGATCTGGTTATTAGAGTACCGGTAGGGACTATTGCGTATAATGCTGATTCTGGAGAGATCATAGCAGATCTTTGCAACCCTGGGCAGACGATCGTGATAGCTAGAGGAGGAAAAGGCGGTAGGGGAAATGCAAGATTTGTCTCTTCGACAAATCAGGCCCCTAAAGCTGCTGAAAATGGCGAGCCCGGAGAGGAGCTCTTCGTCAATTTGGAACTTAAAATTCTTGCCGATGTCGCGCTTGTTGGATTTCCAAACGTGGGCAAGTCGACTCTCATCTCCACGATTTCCAATGCAAGACCTAAAATTGCCAATTATCATTTCACTACGCTTTCCCCTAATCTTGGTGTTGTAATGGTGAGCGACTCGCAGGGATATATTGTGGCGGATGTTCCCGGGTTAATTAAAGGAGCTCACGAGGGCATTGGACTTGGGCATACATTCCTTAGGCACATCGAAAGGTGCAAAACAATCGTTCATCTTCTGGATATCTCAGAGAGTGAAGAAAGAGACTTCATTCAGGATTACATAGATATCCGTTACGAGCTCGAATTCTATAAGAGGGAGCTTGCTGATAAGCCTGAGATTGTAGTTGCAAACAAATGCGATCTCATTACACAAGCAGAGAGGCAGAAGAGGCTTCAACTATTCAAAGAAAGCACCGGCAAAGAAATAATTCCTGTTTCTGCCGCTACTCATGAGGGTACTCAGGCTTTGAAAGAAGTGATATGGAGAACGATTGAAGGAGACAGTTCATACCTATCGTCAATGAAAGGGGATGAAGATACCCCTCTACCGCAGGTCGAGCCAGTCGTCCTCACGGCACCCTACCCCGAGGATTTCAGAGTGGAGAAGGACTCTTCTGGAAGGTATGTGGTTCTGGGGCCGGCAGTCGATTTCTACGTGAGAAAGATCAGGGCGTTCAAGTATAGGGATCGTTTTATCATGGATAAATTGGAAAAAGGAGGATTGTCTTCAAAACTTAGAGACGCAGGAATCATGGAAGGAGATACTGTCGTAATAGATGATAGAGAGTATGTGTTCAGGGAATAG
- a CDS encoding ABC transporter substrate-binding protein, whose translation MKRILVLASVLLMGFILFAVEPIVIGVFEPMTGPYAAGGQLTMEGINLAAEQVTEVLGRPIELVLVDNKSEKVEASNAVSRLIQFNKASVIIGSYGSAVAIPGSEVANAAGVPMIGCSPTNPLVTLGKPYAFRVCFIDPFQGSVMAKFAVNELGAKTAVIIQDIASDYSVGLSHYFQNSFKALTGDNKSISGVISYQTGDQDFTAQLAYAQGKNPDVIFIPAASYGEAALIIKQARELGIESQFLGGDTWEVPEFLQVGGAAVEGSYFSTHFDVSVAPTPKAAEFIEAFKAKYGVEPSAFSALGYDAFMLAVDAIKRAGSAVPEDIKNALSETVAFEGVTGYITIDENGDAIKDAIVRKVENGVFKFVSVVKPAE comes from the coding sequence GTGAAAAGGATTCTGGTTCTAGCTTCTGTTCTGCTAATGGGATTTATACTGTTTGCAGTTGAACCGATCGTTATTGGAGTCTTTGAACCAATGACCGGGCCCTACGCGGCCGGTGGTCAGCTTACCATGGAAGGTATTAATCTCGCAGCTGAACAAGTGACAGAGGTTCTTGGCCGACCGATTGAGTTGGTTCTCGTCGACAACAAGAGTGAAAAGGTGGAAGCTTCAAACGCCGTCTCCAGATTGATCCAATTCAACAAAGCATCGGTAATAATCGGCAGCTATGGAAGTGCTGTAGCCATACCTGGCAGTGAAGTTGCAAATGCTGCAGGAGTACCGATGATCGGATGCTCGCCTACCAACCCGCTGGTTACATTGGGAAAACCCTATGCTTTTAGAGTTTGCTTCATCGACCCATTCCAGGGAAGCGTGATGGCTAAATTCGCTGTTAATGAGCTCGGAGCAAAGACAGCCGTGATTATTCAAGATATCGCTTCAGACTATTCGGTAGGTCTTTCACATTACTTCCAGAATTCATTCAAGGCACTTACCGGGGATAACAAGTCGATAAGCGGTGTCATTTCTTATCAGACGGGGGACCAAGACTTCACCGCTCAGCTTGCATATGCTCAGGGAAAGAATCCCGATGTAATATTCATCCCTGCTGCTTCGTATGGAGAGGCAGCATTAATCATTAAGCAAGCACGCGAACTTGGAATTGAATCTCAGTTCCTTGGCGGAGATACATGGGAAGTTCCTGAGTTTTTGCAGGTCGGTGGTGCCGCCGTTGAAGGCAGCTACTTCAGCACTCACTTCGATGTGTCGGTAGCCCCAACTCCGAAAGCAGCGGAATTCATAGAGGCATTCAAGGCAAAGTATGGCGTCGAACCGAGCGCATTTTCGGCATTGGGGTACGATGCGTTTATGCTGGCTGTAGACGCGATTAAAAGGGCTGGCTCAGCCGTTCCTGAGGACATTAAGAACGCTTTGAGTGAAACCGTAGCTTTCGAAGGGGTTACAGGATACATAACAATTGACGAAAACGGAGATGCCATTAAGGATGCGATTGTCAGAAAAGTGGAGAACGGAGTTTTCAAGTTTGTAAGTGTTGTGAAACCTGCCGAATAA
- a CDS encoding tRNA dihydrouridine synthase, whose translation MDKQIGLSPMAGYTDAVMRELSAEWGADFVFSEMISVEGVLRASGRTEEIVPVTPTRIQLFGSSASRMAKAAMRLSEVATWIDINAGCPVKKVTRKGAGSALLRTPEKIAEMITALKNSIDVPVSVKIRLGNDATDTEKIIYQIIEAKPDAVFVHGRTVLQGYSGKANWDEIERITKLLHSEGILSFGSGDMFNPEAIAYALENYFIDGVLVARGAIGSPWIFKQAKDLIKFGSYEELAPHERLALFLRHFRRLSEAVGEDQAVRDLRKSFAGYTRNIRHAASLRTEYMKCNSFCEVKKLFEDLIPDYKTSV comes from the coding sequence ATGGATAAACAGATTGGGCTTTCTCCCATGGCCGGTTACACTGATGCCGTTATGAGAGAGCTTTCAGCTGAATGGGGAGCGGATTTTGTCTTCAGCGAGATGATTAGTGTAGAAGGTGTGCTTAGGGCGTCGGGAAGAACAGAGGAGATCGTTCCGGTAACTCCAACGCGAATTCAACTATTCGGCTCGAGCGCTTCTAGAATGGCTAAGGCAGCGATGAGGCTTTCGGAAGTCGCAACCTGGATAGATATAAACGCAGGGTGCCCGGTAAAGAAGGTTACACGAAAAGGCGCCGGAAGCGCCCTATTAAGAACGCCCGAGAAAATTGCGGAAATGATCACCGCTCTAAAGAACAGCATAGATGTGCCGGTTTCTGTGAAGATAAGATTAGGAAATGACGCTACTGATACTGAAAAGATAATCTATCAGATTATTGAAGCTAAACCTGATGCGGTTTTTGTTCATGGCAGAACAGTTTTACAGGGGTACTCTGGAAAAGCTAACTGGGATGAAATTGAAAGAATAACGAAACTGCTTCATTCAGAAGGCATACTATCTTTTGGATCGGGTGATATGTTTAATCCTGAGGCAATTGCTTACGCTTTGGAAAACTATTTCATCGATGGTGTACTAGTTGCCAGAGGGGCGATTGGTAGCCCCTGGATCTTCAAACAGGCGAAAGACCTCATCAAGTTTGGTTCATATGAGGAGCTTGCTCCTCACGAAAGACTTGCTCTCTTTCTTAGACACTTCAGAAGACTTTCCGAGGCGGTGGGTGAAGACCAGGCAGTTAGAGATCTCCGGAAATCTTTTGCGGGTTACACGAGAAACATCAGGCATGCCGCGAGTCTTAGAACCGAATACATGAAGTGTAACTCTTTTTGCGAAGTAAAGAAGCTATTCGAAGATCTCATTCCAGATTACAAGACTTCGGTATAA
- a CDS encoding branched-chain amino acid ABC transporter permease has translation MSSSVFLQHLVNGISLGFIFGLIAIGYTLVYGVVKLVNFAHGDVFMMATFFVYYGFTLFMMPWWLAVLFGIVVTILLGVGIERVAYRPLRDAPRISSLCAAIGMSFLLQNIATVVFGGRQKSFYVPPSLTRTFVVGGVRIQAITITTIVVSIVVLLLLTFLVKRTKMGLAMRALSVDFDTAKLMGINVNRTIAFTFAIGSALAALSAILWALRYPQIWPFMGVFPGWRAFTAAIIGGIGSIVGALVGGFMLGMVTIMLVAFFPEAAGYRDALIFVLLVVILLVKPTGLFGEKTSR, from the coding sequence ATGAGCTCTAGCGTTTTTTTGCAGCACCTTGTTAACGGAATTTCGTTGGGTTTCATATTCGGGCTGATTGCAATAGGCTATACTCTCGTCTACGGAGTAGTCAAACTTGTGAACTTTGCTCATGGCGATGTCTTTATGATGGCTACTTTCTTTGTCTACTACGGATTCACTCTCTTTATGATGCCATGGTGGCTAGCAGTTTTGTTCGGAATCGTAGTAACTATATTACTTGGAGTTGGTATCGAGCGTGTTGCATATAGACCTCTGAGAGACGCGCCAAGAATTTCTTCGCTCTGTGCAGCAATTGGCATGTCCTTCCTTCTCCAGAACATAGCGACGGTTGTTTTCGGTGGAAGGCAGAAATCATTTTATGTACCCCCATCGCTGACCAGGACATTTGTCGTAGGAGGGGTCAGAATTCAGGCGATAACAATAACCACTATTGTGGTTTCAATAGTCGTACTCCTTTTGCTCACCTTTCTGGTTAAGCGCACGAAAATGGGATTGGCGATGCGCGCCCTTTCTGTCGACTTCGATACGGCAAAACTGATGGGAATAAACGTTAACAGGACTATTGCATTCACATTTGCTATAGGCTCAGCACTCGCAGCGCTAAGTGCAATTCTCTGGGCGCTCAGATATCCACAAATATGGCCTTTCATGGGAGTTTTCCCTGGCTGGAGAGCCTTTACTGCGGCTATAATCGGAGGGATTGGAAGTATTGTGGGAGCTCTGGTCGGTGGATTCATGCTTGGTATGGTTACGATCATGCTGGTCGCTTTTTTCCCTGAGGCCGCGGGTTATAGAGACGCATTAATCTTCGTTCTTCTAGTCGTGATTCTTCTAGTAAAGCCAACAGGTCTATTCGGCGAGAAGACAAGTAGGTGA
- the clpP gene encoding ATP-dependent Clp endopeptidase proteolytic subunit ClpP, giving the protein MGINMAPFVPYVVEDRGRGERIFDIYTKLLSERIVFLGWPIDDEVSNIVVAQLLFLESQDPEKDINLYINSPGGSITSGLAIYDTMQYIKPDISTICIGMAASMGAILLAGGTKGKRFALPNSRVMIHQPFGGAEGVAKDIEIRAREILYLRDELNKILAKHTGQSIKKIEKDADRDFFMSSTEAVEYGMIDKVIEQKAKVKTKE; this is encoded by the coding sequence ATGGGCATAAACATGGCGCCTTTCGTCCCTTACGTAGTTGAAGACAGGGGCAGGGGAGAGAGGATTTTTGATATCTACACAAAACTGCTTTCTGAAAGAATAGTCTTTCTTGGCTGGCCGATTGATGATGAAGTATCCAATATTGTAGTTGCTCAGCTGCTCTTCCTGGAATCCCAGGACCCTGAGAAGGATATCAATCTCTACATAAACAGCCCCGGTGGTTCTATTACTTCTGGGCTGGCAATTTATGATACGATGCAGTATATTAAACCTGATATTTCGACAATCTGTATCGGGATGGCTGCCTCTATGGGTGCGATCCTTCTGGCCGGTGGAACGAAAGGGAAGAGGTTTGCACTGCCAAATTCAAGGGTGATGATTCATCAGCCCTTTGGCGGTGCCGAAGGTGTAGCAAAAGACATCGAGATAAGAGCAAGGGAGATTCTTTATCTCCGAGACGAACTCAATAAGATTCTTGCCAAGCATACGGGGCAGTCAATCAAGAAAATCGAAAAAGATGCCGACAGAGATTTCTTCATGAGTTCGACAGAAGCAGTAGAATACGGAATGATAGATAAGGTAATTGAGCAGAAGGCAAAAGTAAAGACGAAAGAATAA
- the tdh gene encoding L-threonine 3-dehydrogenase, producing MESETMIAIVKERPAPGLTLKRVPVPRELGPHDVLVKVKRASICGTDVHIYNWDAWSQERIRPPQIDGHEFTGEVVSIGGDVSSVKVGDSVVSETHIPCQKCLQCRTGKMHICKNMQILGVHRDGVFAEYVRVPEVVLWKVDPSIPLEYASIMEPFGNAIHTALVTDLTGKNVLITGAGPIGVMAVAVAKVSGAAQVIVSEIKEFRKELARKMGADVIIDPTKEDLTKKVKAMTEDNGADVLLEMSGNTTAFKQGLDSLTNGAVVSLLGVFPGELSFDINGLFTFKGLTMYGITGRKMFETWQVATQLLKNKRIDLSPVVTHVLPAEKFEEGFDVMIRGVSGKVILEF from the coding sequence TTGGAATCAGAAACTATGATTGCAATAGTTAAGGAAAGACCCGCGCCGGGATTGACTCTAAAAAGAGTTCCTGTTCCAAGGGAGCTCGGTCCTCATGATGTACTGGTGAAAGTGAAGAGAGCGTCGATATGTGGCACAGATGTTCACATCTATAACTGGGATGCGTGGTCACAGGAGAGGATTCGTCCACCTCAGATTGATGGCCACGAATTCACTGGCGAGGTTGTAAGCATCGGTGGAGATGTTTCCTCCGTTAAAGTGGGAGATTCAGTTGTATCCGAAACACACATACCGTGCCAGAAGTGCCTTCAGTGTAGAACCGGTAAGATGCACATTTGTAAGAATATGCAAATTCTCGGAGTTCACAGAGACGGAGTGTTTGCAGAGTATGTGAGAGTTCCCGAAGTTGTCTTGTGGAAGGTTGACCCTTCTATACCTCTGGAATATGCTTCGATTATGGAGCCTTTTGGAAATGCAATTCATACGGCACTTGTAACGGATCTTACAGGAAAGAATGTGTTGATCACCGGTGCTGGGCCGATTGGTGTGATGGCAGTTGCGGTAGCAAAGGTATCTGGCGCCGCTCAGGTGATTGTGTCTGAGATAAAGGAATTCAGAAAGGAACTCGCAAGGAAGATGGGCGCCGATGTAATAATCGATCCAACTAAAGAAGATCTAACAAAGAAGGTCAAGGCAATGACAGAAGATAATGGGGCCGATGTTCTGTTGGAAATGTCGGGAAACACTACTGCCTTTAAGCAAGGTTTGGATAGTCTTACCAATGGAGCTGTCGTCTCTCTTCTAGGGGTCTTTCCCGGTGAACTTTCATTCGACATAAACGGTTTGTTTACCTTCAAGGGACTGACAATGTACGGGATTACAGGAAGAAAGATGTTCGAGACCTGGCAAGTGGCCACTCAGCTTCTAAAGAACAAGAGGATTGATCTTTCTCCAGTTGTTACGCACGTCCTTCCTGCGGAGAAATTCGAAGAGGGTTTTGATGTCATGATTAGAGGAGTTTCCGGAAAAGTCATTCTCGAATTTTGA
- a CDS encoding ABC transporter ATP-binding protein — MSLLKLEQVTKRFGGLTAVSDFNLDLQEGELVGLIGPNGAGKTTVFNLITNTYYLSEGKILFEGKDITGLKTDRIAAAGIVRTFQNIRLFGELTVLENVLTACHLRLRSSVFSAVFGFPGYMREELAMREKARSLLKTLGLEKYERDQAGSLPYGLQRKLEIARALATQPKVLLLDEPAAGMNPEETLALGALILKIRKEFQLTILLIEHDMSLVMTICERIIVLDHGVTIAEGLPEEIQNNPDVITAYLGTGDLYA; from the coding sequence ATGAGTCTGCTTAAACTTGAGCAAGTAACTAAGAGATTCGGCGGACTTACTGCAGTTTCGGATTTCAATCTTGATCTTCAAGAAGGAGAGCTGGTAGGACTCATAGGGCCTAATGGAGCAGGAAAAACAACTGTGTTCAATCTTATTACGAATACGTATTATCTAAGCGAAGGAAAAATCCTTTTTGAAGGCAAAGACATAACGGGTTTGAAGACAGACAGAATCGCCGCAGCGGGTATTGTAAGAACATTTCAAAACATACGGCTTTTCGGAGAGCTAACAGTCTTGGAAAATGTTCTTACGGCTTGCCACTTGCGACTGAGATCCTCGGTTTTCTCCGCGGTCTTCGGATTCCCGGGATATATGAGAGAAGAACTGGCAATGCGCGAAAAGGCTAGATCCTTGCTTAAGACACTTGGTCTGGAGAAGTATGAGAGAGATCAGGCTGGATCGCTTCCTTACGGGCTGCAGAGAAAACTCGAGATTGCAAGAGCTCTGGCAACTCAACCAAAAGTGTTGTTGCTGGACGAGCCTGCTGCAGGGATGAACCCAGAAGAGACACTTGCTCTGGGGGCACTGATCCTTAAAATTAGGAAGGAGTTTCAGCTGACGATACTGCTGATTGAACACGACATGAGTTTGGTTATGACGATATGCGAGCGCATCATTGTTCTAGATCACGGTGTTACAATTGCAGAGGGTCTTCCAGAGGAGATTCAGAACAATCCCGATGTAATAACTGCCTACCTTGGAACGGGTGATTTGTATGCTTAA
- a CDS encoding DUF370 domain-containing protein: MDRVVNVGFESFVVKDRILAVLPVESSAVRRLKQLGMETGKIVNLTFGKRTKAILITNSGHVIFSFLPPKRIIEKLFRN, translated from the coding sequence GTGGATCGTGTTGTGAACGTCGGTTTCGAGTCTTTTGTGGTAAAGGATAGGATTCTTGCTGTGCTCCCTGTAGAAAGCTCGGCCGTTCGAAGGCTCAAACAGCTAGGTATGGAAACTGGAAAGATAGTTAACCTAACCTTTGGTAAGAGAACAAAGGCCATACTGATAACAAACAGTGGTCATGTCATCTTCTCCTTTCTTCCACCAAAGAGAATTATAGAAAAACTCTTCAGAAATTAG
- a CDS encoding ABC transporter ATP-binding protein, with the protein MLKVEKLNVFYGGIHALKGISFNVEEGKIVALIGANGAGKSTTLRSVCGLKKVKDGEILFKSKNITNKSTNDIVKAGMTLVPEGRRIFPNLTVTENLMLGAFLRRDSEEIEKDLDWVNTLFPRLRERKDQKGGTLSGGEQQMLAIGRALMSRPDLLMLDEPSLGLAPVIVGEVFRVIRKVHEEGKTILLIEQNALAALKLADYAYVLETGRIVLQGKGEDLLSDDLVKKSYLGG; encoded by the coding sequence ATGCTTAAGGTGGAAAAATTGAATGTCTTTTATGGTGGTATACATGCTCTGAAGGGAATCTCCTTCAACGTTGAAGAAGGAAAGATAGTTGCACTTATTGGAGCAAATGGAGCCGGAAAATCGACAACTCTTAGAAGCGTATGTGGTCTTAAAAAAGTGAAGGATGGAGAGATACTTTTCAAATCGAAGAACATCACAAACAAGTCAACAAATGATATCGTGAAAGCCGGGATGACTCTGGTTCCTGAGGGAAGAAGGATCTTTCCTAACCTTACAGTAACTGAAAATCTTATGCTAGGGGCATTCCTGAGAAGAGACTCAGAAGAAATCGAGAAGGATCTTGACTGGGTTAATACCCTGTTTCCAAGATTGAGAGAGAGAAAAGACCAAAAGGGCGGAACTCTCTCAGGTGGAGAGCAGCAGATGCTTGCAATAGGCAGAGCACTAATGTCTAGACCTGATCTTCTTATGCTCGACGAACCATCATTAGGACTTGCTCCAGTAATTGTGGGTGAAGTGTTCAGGGTTATACGAAAGGTTCATGAGGAGGGTAAGACGATTCTATTGATAGAGCAGAATGCTCTCGCTGCGTTGAAACTGGCCGACTATGCTTATGTACTTGAAACAGGGCGAATAGTTCTTCAGGGAAAAGGAGAAGACTTGCTTAGCGACGACCTGGTGAAAAAATCGTACCTTGGAGGATAG
- the nadD gene encoding nicotinate (nicotinamide) nucleotide adenylyltransferase, with product MCSGNRIGIFGGSFDPVHNGHIIVAILAIEQLELERLYVTPAYIPPHKVSSTIAPYEKRMKWLEIAFEGVECAHVSDYERDRGGVSYSLFTVRHFSRVHNCKPFLVIGEDSLASLDSWYEYESLLREATIAVYPRNSIEVETALKAEIVWLDAPRFEISSTEIRRRLSEGKSVRGMVPDSILDEVEDFYG from the coding sequence ATGTGTTCAGGGAATAGGATTGGGATCTTTGGGGGTTCTTTCGATCCAGTGCACAATGGACACATCATTGTTGCAATACTAGCCATAGAACAGCTGGAGCTTGAAAGGCTGTATGTAACTCCTGCTTACATACCTCCTCATAAGGTATCTTCAACGATTGCCCCTTACGAAAAGAGAATGAAGTGGCTTGAAATAGCGTTTGAAGGTGTTGAATGCGCCCACGTTTCGGACTACGAAAGAGATCGAGGCGGGGTCTCGTATTCTCTTTTCACAGTTAGGCATTTCTCTAGAGTTCACAACTGCAAACCCTTTCTAGTTATTGGCGAGGATAGCCTTGCTTCGCTTGACAGCTGGTATGAATACGAATCACTACTTCGCGAAGCAACGATCGCTGTTTACCCCAGAAATTCGATAGAGGTAGAAACTGCTTTGAAAGCAGAAATAGTTTGGTTAGATGCTCCGCGTTTTGAAATATCATCCACTGAAATCAGGAGAAGACTTTCAGAAGGTAAGTCTGTTAGGGGAATGGTTCCCGATTCAATACTTGACGAGGTAGAGGACTTCTATGGATAA
- a CDS encoding branched-chain amino acid ABC transporter permease, translating into MDRKLKLVITIIELLVFILLLWLAENYIDAFIKRILNVAAIYVILGVSLNLINGFTGQFSLGHAGFMALGAYASALLYMSPSLKAMNFFIQPIIWPLSEIEIPFFFALLIGGTVAAIAGFAVGAPCLRVGGDYLAIVTYGFAEIIRVILNNLQSITNGPLGLKGLPTYTNLYWSWGWALFTVFFIKKLVDSSYGRALKSIREDEVAAEAMGVNLFKHKTLAFVIGAFFAGIGGGLLGSLLMTIDPNSFNIALTFQIVMIVLLGGLGSITGSVVMGISVAFLMELLRFVESPMTIFGFTIPGIPGMRMLIFALILVITVIFFRRGLFGHKEFSWTWIFRSKGRNANESA; encoded by the coding sequence ATGGATCGCAAACTGAAGTTGGTCATAACCATTATTGAACTTCTTGTTTTCATCTTGTTGCTCTGGCTAGCCGAGAATTATATTGACGCATTTATCAAGAGAATTCTGAATGTTGCTGCCATCTACGTTATACTTGGAGTCAGTCTCAATCTGATAAACGGTTTCACTGGTCAGTTTTCTTTAGGTCACGCTGGTTTTATGGCGCTTGGTGCATACGCATCGGCTTTGCTGTACATGTCTCCTTCTCTCAAAGCGATGAATTTTTTTATTCAACCCATAATATGGCCACTAAGCGAAATAGAGATTCCCTTCTTCTTCGCGTTACTCATAGGGGGTACTGTTGCTGCAATTGCGGGGTTTGCTGTCGGAGCCCCTTGTCTTCGGGTAGGGGGAGACTATCTCGCTATAGTAACTTACGGATTCGCGGAGATAATTCGCGTGATACTCAACAACCTTCAAAGTATCACCAATGGGCCTCTTGGATTGAAAGGACTTCCCACATATACAAACCTCTACTGGAGCTGGGGCTGGGCATTGTTCACCGTCTTCTTCATAAAGAAACTAGTAGACAGCAGCTATGGACGTGCGTTGAAGTCAATAAGAGAGGACGAAGTTGCGGCTGAAGCTATGGGAGTCAATCTTTTCAAACACAAAACCCTGGCATTTGTAATAGGAGCCTTCTTCGCCGGCATTGGTGGTGGCCTGCTTGGTAGTCTACTCATGACAATCGATCCGAATTCATTCAACATCGCTTTAACCTTTCAAATTGTCATGATTGTCCTTCTTGGAGGACTCGGAAGCATAACTGGAAGTGTCGTTATGGGCATTTCGGTTGCCTTCTTGATGGAACTGCTCAGGTTCGTGGAATCGCCTATGACGATCTTTGGTTTCACTATACCCGGTATCCCCGGCATGAGGATGCTAATCTTTGCGCTTATCCTCGTTATTACAGTGATCTTCTTCAGGAGAGGCCTTTTTGGTCACAAAGAGTTCTCATGGACATGGATTTTCAGATCTAAGGGGAGGAATGCAAATGAGTCTGCTTAA